From one Staphylococcus kloosii genomic stretch:
- the yycF gene encoding response regulator YycF translates to MARKVVVVDDEKPIADILEFNLKKEGYEVYCAYDGNDAVDLIYDEEPDIVLLDIMLPGRDGMEVCREVRKKFEMPIIMLTAKDSEIDKVLGLELGADDYVTKPFSTRELIARVKANLRRHYSQPAQEVNDETNEIVIKDITIYPDAYSIKKRGEDIELTHREFELFHYLSKHMGQVMTREHLLQTVWGYDYFGDVRTVDVTIRRLREKIEDDPSHPEYIVTRRGVGYFLQQHE, encoded by the coding sequence ATGGCTAGAAAAGTTGTTGTAGTCGATGATGAAAAACCAATTGCTGATATTCTAGAATTCAACTTAAAAAAAGAAGGTTACGAAGTATATTGCGCTTACGATGGTAATGATGCGGTAGACTTAATATATGATGAAGAACCAGATATTGTACTGTTAGACATTATGTTACCAGGCCGTGATGGTATGGAAGTTTGTCGTGAAGTACGTAAAAAATTCGAAATGCCAATCATTATGTTAACTGCGAAAGACTCTGAAATTGATAAAGTTTTAGGTCTAGAGTTGGGTGCAGATGACTACGTGACGAAACCGTTTAGTACACGTGAATTAATTGCACGTGTGAAAGCAAACTTACGTCGTCATTATTCACAACCTGCGCAAGAGGTTAATGATGAAACAAATGAAATTGTTATCAAAGATATTACGATATATCCAGATGCGTATTCAATTAAAAAACGTGGTGAAGACATCGAGTTAACACACCGTGAATTTGAATTATTCCATTATTTATCAAAACATATGGGTCAAGTAATGACACGTGAACATTTATTACAAACTGTTTGGGGCTATGACTATTTTGGTGACGTACGTACAGTAGACGTAACAATCCGTCGTTTACGTGAAAAAATCGAGGACGATCCATCACATCCAGAGTACATTGTGACACGTCGTGGCGTTGGATATTTCCTCCAACAACACGAATAG
- the walK gene encoding cell wall metabolism sensor histidine kinase WalK, translating to MKWLKHFQSLHTKLVIVYVLLIVIGMQIIGLYFTNSLEKELTQTFKNNISQYAKQIEINIEKVYDDDDSVNAQKEVQNLLNEYANRQEIGEIRFIDKDQIIMATSKQSTRSLINQKVNDNSIQKALSLGEANSHTMLKDYGNGKQRMWVYNLPVKTSKGTIGVIYIEADINDVYNQLSNINQIFIIGTGISLLITVILGFFIARTITKPITDMRNQTVEMSKGNYTQRVKIYGNDEIGELALAFNNLSKRVQEAQANTESEKRRLDSVITHMSDGIIATDRRGRIRIVNDMALKMMGTTKEDITGYFMLNVLGLEEDFSLDEIQESNDSFLLDINEAEGIIARVSFSTIVQETGFVTGYIAVLHDVTEQQQVERERREFVANVSHELRTPLTSMNSYIEALEEGAWKDDDLAPQFLNVTREETERMIRLVNDLLQLSKMDNESDQITKEIVDFNMFINKIINRHEMAAKDTSFVREIPNETIFTEIDPDKMTQVFDNVITNAMKYSRGDKRVEFHVKQNALYNRMTIRIKDNGIGIPINKVDKIFDRFYRVDKARTRKMGGTGLGLAISKEIVEAHNGRIWANSVEGQGTSIFITLPCEVIEDGDWDAE from the coding sequence ATGAAATGGCTGAAACATTTTCAATCCTTACACACGAAGCTTGTTATTGTCTATGTATTGTTAATCGTTATCGGTATGCAAATCATCGGTTTGTATTTTACCAATAGTCTAGAAAAAGAATTAACACAAACATTTAAAAATAATATTTCACAATATGCGAAACAAATCGAAATTAATATAGAAAAAGTCTACGATGATGATGATTCTGTCAATGCACAGAAAGAAGTCCAAAACTTGTTAAATGAGTATGCCAACCGTCAAGAAATTGGAGAAATTCGGTTCATTGATAAGGATCAAATCATTATGGCTACGTCTAAGCAGTCTACCCGTAGTCTAATAAATCAAAAAGTGAACGATAACTCTATTCAAAAAGCGTTATCACTCGGTGAAGCAAACAGCCATACGATGTTGAAAGACTATGGAAATGGTAAGCAACGTATGTGGGTGTATAATTTGCCGGTCAAAACGTCTAAAGGCACTATCGGTGTCATTTACATAGAAGCAGACATTAACGACGTTTATAATCAATTAAGTAACATTAACCAAATCTTTATCATTGGTACAGGTATATCGTTATTAATTACGGTTATTCTTGGTTTCTTTATTGCCCGAACAATTACGAAGCCAATTACGGATATGCGTAACCAAACGGTAGAGATGTCTAAAGGTAACTATACACAACGTGTGAAAATATATGGTAATGACGAAATCGGTGAACTCGCCTTAGCGTTTAATAACTTATCCAAGCGAGTGCAAGAGGCACAAGCTAATACCGAAAGTGAAAAAAGGCGATTGGACTCCGTTATTACGCATATGAGTGATGGTATTATTGCCACAGATAGACGTGGTCGTATACGTATCGTCAATGACATGGCATTAAAAATGATGGGTACGACTAAAGAAGATATTACAGGTTACTTTATGTTGAACGTTTTAGGGTTAGAAGAAGATTTCTCACTCGACGAAATTCAAGAAAGTAACGATAGCTTCTTATTAGATATTAACGAAGCGGAAGGCATCATTGCCCGAGTGAGCTTTAGTACGATCGTCCAAGAAACGGGCTTCGTGACAGGTTATATTGCCGTGCTTCATGACGTAACTGAACAACAACAAGTTGAACGTGAACGTCGTGAATTCGTAGCCAATGTATCTCACGAATTACGTACACCATTAACTTCTATGAATAGTTATATCGAAGCATTAGAAGAAGGCGCATGGAAAGACGATGATCTCGCACCTCAATTCTTAAACGTAACGAGAGAAGAAACAGAACGTATGATTCGACTCGTTAATGACTTGTTACAACTGTCTAAAATGGACAATGAATCTGACCAAATTACGAAAGAAATCGTCGACTTTAACATGTTTATTAATAAGATAATTAATCGACATGAGATGGCAGCAAAAGATACTTCATTTGTACGTGAAATTCCAAATGAAACAATCTTTACTGAAATCGATCCAGATAAGATGACACAAGTATTTGATAACGTTATTACCAATGCAATGAAATATTCTCGTGGTGATAAACGTGTCGAGTTCCACGTGAAACAAAACGCACTTTATAATCGTATGACGATTCGTATTAAAGATAACGGTATCGGTATTCCTATTAATAAAGTAGATAAAATATTCGATCGTTTCTATCGTGTAGACAAAGCGCGTACACGTAAAATGGGTGGTACTGGTTTAGGTCTTGCGATTTCAAAAGAAATTGTCGAGGCACATAATGGTCGTATATGGGCGAACAGTGTTGAAGGCCAAGGTACGTCAATCTTTATTACACTTCCTTGTGAAGTAATCGAAGATGGTGATTGGGATGCGGAGTAA
- a CDS encoding YycH family regulatory protein produces MRSKELFKTIILTLLVLMSAVLTYMTWNFSPDLANVNSHDNKDKHTNTIGKPLKGGMPQVITPYQIIHSNGDKTEGMDATKSNVKALTKPLKDQRVTHSERMHSQHNLIIPDLSNDFVVLDFTYQMPLATYLGQVLNINAKVPNHFNFNRLLIDKDHNGKLKLYAISKDRHEVVRMTTTAKSSKMAQALEESDKAMRPYSDIITNKDTIDKATHIFAPEKPKKLKTYRTIYNRISVDAMNSILFNDSVVVRSANNGTTTYNNNTGVANYNDQSEKYRYTNLSEDEDKTKNMKETIPSTFNYINGHGGFTDDFRLFSTDNDTGELTYQLFLNGRPTFNTDNLNQIKVAWGKKGIFGYARALLKTNVTIDSGGDSETSLPGAEEVRASLANNPQLDFEKVTNIALGYTMNDKPDNKDIEIQRNSEFKPQWYVEYNGKWHPYSKNGGLE; encoded by the coding sequence ATGCGGAGTAAAGAGTTATTTAAAACGATTATCCTGACACTACTTGTCCTAATGAGTGCTGTTCTAACATATATGACGTGGAACTTTTCACCTGATTTAGCAAACGTTAATAGTCATGACAATAAAGATAAACATACGAATACGATTGGTAAGCCTTTAAAAGGTGGCATGCCACAAGTAATTACGCCATATCAAATTATCCATTCTAATGGGGATAAGACGGAAGGTATGGATGCGACGAAAAGCAATGTAAAAGCATTGACTAAACCGTTAAAAGACCAACGTGTAACTCATTCTGAACGTATGCACAGTCAGCATAACTTAATTATTCCTGATTTAAGCAATGATTTTGTTGTGCTTGATTTTACGTATCAAATGCCTTTAGCGACATATTTAGGCCAAGTATTAAATATTAACGCGAAAGTACCCAATCATTTTAATTTCAACCGCTTACTGATTGATAAAGATCATAACGGCAAATTAAAATTATATGCGATTAGTAAAGATAGACACGAAGTCGTTCGTATGACAACGACGGCTAAAAGCTCTAAGATGGCACAAGCATTAGAAGAAAGTGATAAGGCGATGCGCCCATATTCAGACATTATCACGAATAAAGACACTATCGATAAAGCTACGCATATTTTTGCGCCAGAAAAGCCTAAAAAATTAAAAACGTATCGTACGATTTATAACCGTATTAGTGTAGATGCAATGAACTCAATTTTATTTAATGATTCTGTCGTTGTACGAAGCGCTAATAACGGCACGACGACTTACAACAACAACACTGGTGTAGCAAACTATAATGATCAATCAGAAAAGTACCGTTACACTAACTTGTCTGAAGATGAAGACAAGACGAAAAACATGAAAGAAACAATACCGAGTACATTTAATTATATCAATGGTCATGGCGGATTTACTGATGACTTTAGATTGTTCAGTACCGACAACGACACAGGAGAATTAACATATCAATTATTCTTAAATGGACGCCCAACATTCAACACAGATAATTTAAACCAAATAAAAGTAGCTTGGGGTAAAAAAGGCATATTCGGTTACGCAAGAGCGTTATTAAAAACAAACGTTACAATTGATAGTGGTGGCGATAGTGAAACTTCACTACCAGGTGCCGAAGAAGTTCGTGCTTCCTTAGCCAATAATCCACAACTGGATTTTGAAAAAGTAACGAATATCGCGCTCGGTTATACGATGAACGATAAACCAGATAATAAAGACATCGAAATTCAACGTAACAGTGAGTTTAAACCACAATGGTATGTTGAATATAACGGCAAATGGCATCCATACTCTAAAAATGGGGGGCTAGAATAA
- a CDS encoding two-component system regulatory protein YycI, with protein sequence MNWKRAKTLFIFVFILVNISLIIIYIDKVNKSHISESDSDNKVNFKQEEITIPNNLQSVKGVKMQLITARTKDFTDYAKNKKGVESDANGDIAKSDLDHHISVSKDSFTNLKNYIKDNVYKGDSYAMSDVTDDKVILEQTYNAFPIMNNNKAQLTFDLNKHKQATKYKQTAMETIKPSKGENNEKKQVISARSAIESLYYNRYLKHKDEVTQVRLGYYTVVKEPNVQVLEGNWEIKVKHKGQNKTKTYYVEAVSQSPKIIEE encoded by the coding sequence ATGAACTGGAAACGTGCAAAAACATTATTTATCTTCGTATTTATTCTAGTAAATATTAGCTTAATCATTATTTATATCGATAAAGTTAATAAATCCCACATTAGCGAAAGTGATAGCGACAACAAAGTGAATTTTAAACAAGAAGAGATCACTATACCTAATAATCTTCAGAGTGTGAAAGGCGTTAAAATGCAACTTATAACCGCTCGTACAAAAGACTTCACAGACTATGCCAAAAATAAAAAAGGCGTAGAGAGTGATGCAAATGGTGATATCGCTAAGTCTGACTTAGACCATCATATTAGCGTGAGTAAAGACAGTTTCACTAACTTGAAAAATTATATTAAAGATAACGTATATAAAGGTGATAGTTACGCGATGAGCGATGTAACAGATGACAAAGTTATCCTTGAACAAACGTATAACGCTTTTCCAATTATGAATAATAATAAGGCGCAGCTGACGTTTGATTTAAACAAACATAAACAAGCAACAAAATATAAACAAACAGCCATGGAGACTATCAAACCATCCAAAGGCGAAAACAACGAAAAGAAACAAGTCATCAGCGCAAGATCAGCCATCGAATCTTTATATTATAACCGTTATCTGAAACATAAAGACGAAGTGACCCAAGTAAGACTCGGATACTACACGGTCGTAAAAGAACCGAACGTCCAAGTATTAGAAGGTAACTGGGAAATTAAAGTGAAACATAAAGGTCAAAACAAGACGAAAACATATTACGTCGAAGCGGTTAGCCAAAGCCCTAAAATCATCGAAGAATAG
- a CDS encoding NAD(P)-dependent alcohol dehydrogenase, whose translation MAQQIPQKMNISLLNKPFDMELKEVDVPEIGPHDVLVKVMAVGVCGSDVHYYEHGRVGEFVVEKPLILGHECAGIVADVGSAVTKFKVGDRVAIEPGVTCGECEYCKAGQYNLCPHVEFLATPPIDGAFSQYISHPEGFLFHIPDSMTYEQATLNEPFSVGIQACKRANVQPGSTVVIMGMGPVGLMAVVAAKAFGATNIIVSDLEQIRLDEALKLGATHAIDIKKEDVNERIKEITDGDGVNYAIETAGNPTALKNALGSLKNGGTLAIVGLPQQETNDLNIPFIANHEINIVGIFRYANTYQMGVEMLNSTAADLDSMFTDEYNLEDAQQAMEQARTNKSGSLKVMVYPNGKPVE comes from the coding sequence ATGGCACAACAAATACCACAAAAAATGAACATTTCATTACTTAATAAACCTTTCGATATGGAATTAAAAGAAGTAGACGTACCAGAAATTGGACCACATGATGTCTTAGTCAAAGTTATGGCTGTAGGCGTTTGTGGTTCAGACGTTCACTATTATGAACACGGCAGAGTAGGAGAATTCGTCGTAGAAAAACCACTTATTTTAGGCCATGAATGTGCAGGCATCGTTGCAGACGTCGGATCAGCAGTAACTAAATTTAAAGTAGGTGACCGAGTAGCAATCGAACCAGGAGTAACATGTGGGGAATGTGAATACTGTAAAGCAGGACAATATAATCTTTGCCCACACGTAGAATTTTTAGCAACACCACCAATCGATGGCGCATTCAGTCAATATATTAGCCATCCGGAAGGCTTTTTATTCCACATTCCTGATTCAATGACATACGAACAAGCAACATTGAATGAACCATTTTCAGTAGGCATTCAAGCATGTAAACGTGCAAACGTTCAGCCAGGTTCAACGGTAGTCATTATGGGTATGGGACCAGTTGGCTTAATGGCTGTCGTTGCAGCTAAAGCCTTTGGTGCGACTAATATTATCGTGTCTGACCTAGAACAAATCCGTTTAGACGAAGCATTAAAACTCGGTGCGACACACGCAATTGATATTAAAAAAGAAGACGTTAACGAACGCATTAAAGAAATCACAGATGGTGACGGCGTAAACTACGCCATTGAAACTGCAGGTAATCCGACAGCACTAAAAAATGCATTAGGTTCATTAAAAAATGGCGGTACACTTGCTATCGTTGGTTTACCACAACAAGAAACAAACGACCTAAATATCCCATTTATTGCTAACCATGAAATTAACATCGTAGGTATTTTCAGATATGCCAACACATATCAAATGGGTGTAGAAATGTTAAATTCAACAGCTGCAGATCTAGATTCAATGTTTACAGATGAATACAATTTAGAAGATGCACAACAAGCTATGGAACAAGCACGTACAAACAAAAGCGGTTCATTGAAAGTGATGGTTTATCCAAATGGCAAACCTGTAGAGTAA
- a CDS encoding MBL fold metallo-hydrolase: MSVLASGSTGNATYVESDKGSLLVDVGLTGKKMEELFGQIDKKIEDLNGILVTHEHIDHIKGLGVLARKYKLPIYANEKTWTAIDKKDGKIPMDQKFIFNPYDTQSIAGFDIESFNVSHDAIDPQFYIFHNNYKKFTILTDTGYVSDRMKGMIQGSDAFMFESNHDVDMLRMCRYPWKTKQRILGDMGHVSNEDAGHAMTDVITGSTKRIYLSHLSQDNNMKDLARMSVAQVLNENDIDTDREVILCDTDKAEATPIYTL, from the coding sequence ATGAGTGTATTAGCGAGTGGTAGTACGGGAAATGCCACTTATGTGGAAAGTGATAAAGGCAGTTTACTCGTAGACGTAGGTCTAACTGGTAAAAAAATGGAAGAACTATTTGGACAAATAGACAAAAAAATAGAAGATTTAAACGGCATACTTGTTACACATGAACACATAGACCACATCAAAGGTCTAGGCGTGCTAGCACGTAAATATAAATTACCAATTTATGCCAACGAAAAAACTTGGACAGCAATAGATAAAAAGGATGGCAAAATACCTATGGATCAGAAATTTATTTTTAATCCATACGATACTCAATCTATTGCAGGATTTGATATAGAGTCATTTAATGTATCTCACGATGCGATTGACCCTCAATTTTACATTTTCCATAACAATTATAAGAAATTCACTATCTTAACAGATACAGGCTACGTATCAGACCGCATGAAAGGCATGATTCAAGGCAGTGATGCGTTTATGTTCGAAAGCAATCACGATGTCGATATGTTACGCATGTGCCGTTATCCTTGGAAAACGAAACAACGTATATTAGGCGATATGGGCCACGTATCGAACGAAGATGCTGGACATGCCATGACAGACGTAATCACTGGTAGTACGAAACGCATCTATTTATCACATTTATCACAAGATAATAATATGAAAGATTTAGCACGTATGAGCGTTGCCCAAGTATTGAATGAAAATGATATCGATACAGATCGTGAAGTCATACTATGCGATACAGATAAGGCAGAAGCGACACCTATTTATACATTGTAG
- the rlmH gene encoding 23S rRNA (pseudouridine(1915)-N(3))-methyltransferase RlmH has translation MKITILTVGKLKEKYWKQAIAEYEKRLGVYTKIEVIEVADEKAPENMSDKEIEQVKAKEGQRLLSKIKDQATVITLEIKGNMLTSEGLAKEIERRMTQGQSDFVFIIGGSHGLHQDVLNRSNYSLSFSKMTFPHQMMRVVLIEQIYRAFKIMRGETYHK, from the coding sequence ATGAAAATAACAATACTGACCGTAGGCAAACTTAAAGAGAAATATTGGAAACAAGCTATCGCAGAATACGAAAAACGCCTCGGAGTCTACACCAAAATAGAAGTCATTGAAGTGGCAGACGAAAAAGCACCCGAAAACATGAGCGATAAAGAAATAGAACAAGTAAAAGCGAAAGAAGGCCAACGCTTACTAAGCAAAATCAAAGATCAAGCCACCGTCATCACACTAGAAATCAAAGGCAATATGCTGACATCAGAAGGTTTAGCGAAAGAGATAGAACGCCGCATGACCCAAGGCCAAAGCGACTTCGTATTTATTATCGGCGGCTCTCACGGCCTACACCAAGACGTCCTAAACAGAAGCAACTACAGCCTGTCATTCAGCAAGATGACCTTCCCCCACCAAATGATGCGTGTCGTACTAATCGAACAAATCTACAGAGCATTTAAGATAATGCGGGGAGAGACATATCACAAATAA
- a CDS encoding heavy metal translocating P-type ATPase: MKNNGEELKHQNHMNHSNQMHHDNHESHNHHSGHAHHHGNFKAKFFVSLIFAIPIIFLSPMMGVKLPFQFTFPGSEWVVLILGTILFFYGGKPFLSGGKDEIAAKKPGMMTLVALGISVAYIYSLYAFYMNNFSSATGHTMDFFWELATLILIMLLGHWIEMNAVGNAGDALKKMAELLPNSAIKVMDNGQREEVKISEIMTDDVVEVKAGESIPTDGIIVQGQTSIDESLVTGESKKVQKNQNDNVIGGSINGSGTIQLKVTAVGEDGYLSQVMGLVNQAQSDKSSAELLSDKVAGYLFYFAVSVGVISFIVWMLIQNDVDFALERLVTVLVIACPHALGLAIPLVTARSTSIGAHNGLIIKNRESVEIAQHIDYVMMDKTGTLTEGNFSVNHYESFKNDLSNDTILSLFASLESQSNHPLAISIVDFAKSKNVSFTNPQDVNNIPGVGLEGLIDNKTYKITNVSYLDKHKLNYDDDLFTKLAQQGNSISYLIEDQQVIGMIAQGDQIKESSKQMVADLLSRNITPVMLTGDNNEVAHAVAKELGISDVHAQLMPEDKESIIKDYQSDGNKVMMVGDGINDAPSLIRADIGIAIGAGTDVAVDSGDIILVKSNPSDIIHFLTLSNNTMRKMVQNLWWGAGYNIVAVPLAAGILAFIGLILSPAIGAILMSLSTVIVAINAFTLKLK, from the coding sequence TTGAAGAATAATGGTGAAGAGCTTAAGCATCAAAATCACATGAATCATTCCAATCAAATGCATCATGATAACCATGAATCACATAATCATCATAGTGGCCATGCACATCATCATGGGAATTTTAAAGCTAAGTTTTTTGTTTCATTAATTTTTGCAATACCTATCATTTTTTTATCGCCAATGATGGGCGTTAAATTACCTTTTCAATTCACATTTCCAGGTTCTGAATGGGTAGTGTTAATATTAGGTACAATTTTATTCTTTTATGGTGGTAAACCGTTCTTGTCTGGTGGTAAAGATGAAATTGCTGCAAAAAAACCAGGCATGATGACCTTAGTTGCCCTAGGCATTTCGGTAGCTTATATTTATAGCTTGTATGCTTTTTATATGAATAACTTTAGTAGTGCAACTGGTCATACAATGGACTTTTTTTGGGAATTAGCTACCTTAATTTTAATTATGTTATTAGGACATTGGATAGAAATGAATGCTGTCGGAAATGCTGGAGATGCCTTAAAGAAAATGGCAGAACTTTTACCTAATAGTGCTATTAAAGTTATGGACAATGGTCAACGCGAAGAAGTTAAAATATCAGAGATCATGACTGATGATGTCGTCGAAGTAAAAGCCGGAGAAAGCATTCCAACAGATGGTATTATTGTTCAAGGACAAACATCCATAGATGAATCCCTAGTCACTGGAGAATCAAAAAAAGTACAAAAAAATCAAAATGACAACGTCATCGGGGGTTCTATTAATGGGTCTGGAACAATACAACTCAAGGTTACAGCTGTGGGAGAAGATGGATATCTTTCTCAAGTTATGGGACTTGTTAATCAAGCACAAAGTGATAAATCTAGTGCTGAATTGTTATCTGATAAAGTAGCGGGTTATTTATTCTACTTTGCTGTAAGTGTTGGCGTGATTTCTTTTATTGTCTGGATGCTCATTCAAAATGATGTTGATTTTGCATTAGAACGTCTTGTAACTGTGTTAGTCATTGCTTGTCCACATGCTTTAGGCCTGGCAATACCTTTAGTCACTGCACGTTCTACTTCAATTGGTGCACATAATGGTTTAATTATTAAAAATAGAGAGTCTGTAGAAATAGCTCAACATATCGATTATGTAATGATGGATAAAACTGGTACTTTAACTGAGGGTAACTTTTCTGTGAATCATTATGAGAGCTTTAAAAATGATTTGAGTAATGATACAATATTAAGCCTTTTCGCCTCATTAGAAAGTCAATCTAATCACCCATTAGCTATAAGTATTGTTGATTTTGCGAAAAGTAAAAATGTTTCATTTACTAATCCACAAGACGTTAATAATATTCCAGGTGTCGGATTAGAAGGTCTAATTGATAATAAAACATATAAAATAACAAATGTCTCTTATCTTGATAAACATAAACTTAATTATGACGATGACTTGTTTACTAAATTAGCTCAACAAGGTAATTCAATCAGCTATTTAATTGAGGATCAACAAGTCATTGGCATGATTGCTCAAGGAGATCAAATTAAAGAAAGCTCAAAACAAATGGTAGCTGATTTACTATCAAGAAATATTACACCAGTCATGCTTACAGGTGACAATAATGAAGTGGCACACGCTGTCGCAAAAGAATTAGGTATTAGTGATGTCCACGCACAACTCATGCCAGAAGATAAGGAAAGCATTATAAAAGATTATCAAAGTGACGGTAATAAAGTCATGATGGTCGGAGACGGTATCAACGATGCGCCGAGTCTTATAAGAGCCGATATTGGTATAGCAATTGGTGCAGGCACAGATGTTGCAGTGGATTCAGGTGATATCATACTTGTTAAAAGTAATCCATCAGATATTATTCATTTCTTGACCCTTTCAAATAATACTATGAGAAAAATGGTGCAAAACTTATGGTGGGGTGCAGGTTATAATATTGTTGCTGTACCTTTAGCAGCTGGTATTTTAGCATTTATCGGCTTGATTTTATCACCTGCAATAGGTGCTATTTTAATGTCACTAAGTACGGTTATTGTTGCAATTAATGCCTTTACATTAAAATTAAAATAA
- a CDS encoding YdhK family protein, whose amino-acid sequence MIKKLFFMILGSLLILSACSNNDEKDKDTNDQKSESHMKHNDESKVPEDMKSTNEGEFKVGDKVTITAGHMPGMKGAEATVKGAYKTYAYVVSYKPTNGNEKVNNHKWVVNEEIKDAPKDGFSKGDTVKLEASHMSGMKGATANIDNVKKTTVYVVDYKSKDNGKIIKNHKWMTGNELKAR is encoded by the coding sequence ATGATTAAAAAATTATTTTTTATGATATTAGGATCATTACTAATATTATCAGCTTGCTCCAATAATGATGAAAAAGATAAAGACACTAATGACCAAAAAAGTGAGAGCCATATGAAGCATAATGATGAAAGTAAAGTTCCAGAAGATATGAAATCGACTAATGAGGGTGAATTTAAAGTGGGAGATAAAGTAACGATTACAGCAGGGCATATGCCAGGTATGAAAGGTGCAGAAGCTACTGTAAAAGGTGCGTATAAAACATATGCCTATGTTGTAAGTTATAAACCCACAAATGGAAATGAAAAAGTAAACAATCATAAATGGGTCGTAAACGAAGAGATTAAAGATGCACCTAAAGATGGATTTAGTAAGGGCGATACTGTTAAATTAGAAGCAAGTCATATGTCTGGTATGAAAGGTGCTACAGCCAATATAGATAACGTGAAAAAGACTACTGTTTACGTAGTTGATTACAAATCCAAAGATAATGGTAAAATCATTAAAAATCATAAATGGATGACAGGAAATGAGCTGAAAGCACGATAA
- a CDS encoding sulfite exporter TauE/SafE family protein, giving the protein MDISTVIMMLLIGVFGGFISGLVGIGGAIIIYPAILLLPPLFGVPPYSAYIASGLTSSQVFFSTLSGSLKARKKTEFSPPLVIYISGGMITGSMLGALLANLFNAAFVNTIYIIIALLALILMFINVKPNLNQSSFNKPLLVMVGLFVGIISGIVGAGGAFIIIPILLVLFKLPMNTVVANSIVIAFISSIGAFIIKLIQGFVPFEDALFLIIGSILFAPLGLKLSKKIPNFIQKWIISILIIVAIIQLIF; this is encoded by the coding sequence ATGGATATTTCAACTGTTATTATGATGTTACTTATTGGAGTGTTCGGAGGCTTTATTTCCGGTCTAGTAGGTATCGGTGGTGCTATCATTATTTATCCAGCTATTTTATTATTACCGCCACTATTTGGTGTTCCTCCATACAGTGCATACATCGCTTCAGGACTTACTTCCAGTCAAGTCTTTTTCAGTACTTTAAGTGGGTCATTAAAAGCGCGAAAAAAAACAGAATTCTCCCCGCCATTAGTTATTTATATAAGTGGAGGTATGATTACAGGGAGCATGTTAGGCGCACTCCTAGCAAATTTATTTAATGCTGCATTTGTAAATACGATATATATTATCATTGCTTTACTCGCATTAATTTTAATGTTTATTAACGTAAAACCGAATTTAAATCAGTCTTCCTTTAACAAACCATTATTAGTTATGGTTGGTCTTTTCGTTGGTATCATTTCAGGTATAGTTGGCGCAGGCGGCGCTTTTATTATTATTCCTATATTGCTAGTTTTATTCAAATTACCAATGAATACGGTAGTTGCTAATAGTATAGTAATTGCTTTTATATCTTCAATTGGTGCCTTTATCATTAAACTTATACAGGGATTTGTTCCTTTTGAAGACGCATTATTTCTAATAATAGGGAGTATTCTCTTTGCTCCCTTAGGTTTAAAATTAAGTAAAAAGATCCCTAACTTCATACAAAAATGGATTATAAGTATTTTAATCATTGTTGCAATTATTCAACTTATCTTTTAA
- the cstR gene encoding persulfide-sensing transcriptional repressor CstR, with protein sequence MHYDKKMINRINRIQGQLNGVIKMMEEEKDCKDVITQISASKSSIQRLMGIIVSENLIECVKAAEDNGENSEELINEAVNLLVKSK encoded by the coding sequence ATGCATTATGATAAAAAAATGATTAATCGTATTAATAGAATACAAGGGCAACTCAATGGCGTTATTAAAATGATGGAAGAAGAAAAAGATTGTAAAGATGTCATTACTCAAATCAGTGCATCAAAAAGTTCAATCCAACGTTTGATGGGAATTATCGTTAGTGAAAATTTAATAGAATGTGTAAAAGCAGCAGAGGATAATGGTGAAAATTCAGAAGAATTGATTAATGAAGCCGTTAACTTATTGGTAAAAAGTAAATAA